In a genomic window of Methanocella sp.:
- a CDS encoding radical SAM/SPASM domain-containing protein — protein sequence MIKTKIDDTRLHLREEADGTGLLIINASYILYLDRIGIDFVKHYLRYSKKKPLVGSVRDNVVWRMMLKYKVKKAVAEADYDRMLNTIWGVAQGNACPFTCFDVKVKEPRYGEMKSPIRIDLALTYRCNNNCGHCYAGGPRETKELTTEEWKKIIKKAVDFEVPNVNFTGGESLLRDDLEELIAYAESLDVVTGLITNGRLLTKERVASLKKAGLDYVQITIESPDSAIHDKMCGASSFEETVAGIRNCVSEIYTTTNSTITRSNYETIRDLVPFLHSLGVTRFGLNAIIRAGKGTEAEGVTNEELKALLPDIKIKANELGMEFIWYTPTKYHKLNPVDMGLGVKACSAARLTLAVEPDGSVLPCQSYFKPLGNALADDFPKMWDTDLAKQLRSHSFAPERCHSCIQYPMCGGGCPLDLQCGF from the coding sequence ATGATCAAGACTAAGATAGACGATACCCGCCTCCACCTTAGGGAAGAGGCGGACGGCACCGGGCTTTTAATTATCAACGCGTCGTACATCCTGTACCTGGACCGGATCGGGATTGACTTCGTAAAGCACTACCTCCGGTATTCGAAGAAGAAGCCCCTGGTGGGAAGTGTCAGGGATAACGTAGTCTGGCGCATGATGCTGAAATACAAGGTCAAGAAGGCCGTGGCTGAGGCCGACTACGACCGCATGCTCAACACGATCTGGGGCGTGGCACAGGGCAACGCCTGCCCGTTCACCTGCTTCGACGTAAAGGTAAAAGAGCCCCGCTACGGCGAGATGAAATCGCCCATTCGCATTGACCTGGCGCTCACATACCGCTGTAACAATAATTGTGGGCACTGCTACGCCGGCGGGCCGAGGGAGACGAAGGAGCTTACCACGGAGGAGTGGAAGAAGATAATTAAAAAAGCCGTCGACTTCGAGGTGCCCAACGTGAATTTCACCGGCGGCGAATCCCTGCTTCGGGACGACCTGGAGGAGCTGATCGCCTACGCGGAGAGCCTGGACGTGGTCACGGGCCTGATCACGAACGGCCGCCTGCTGACGAAGGAGAGGGTCGCCTCGCTCAAGAAGGCCGGGCTGGACTACGTACAGATCACCATCGAGTCGCCCGACTCGGCGATACACGATAAGATGTGCGGCGCCAGCTCCTTCGAGGAGACAGTGGCGGGCATCAGGAACTGCGTGAGCGAGATATACACTACCACGAACTCGACCATCACCCGCAGCAATTACGAGACCATCCGGGACCTCGTGCCCTTCCTGCATTCGCTGGGCGTGACCAGGTTCGGCCTCAACGCCATCATCCGGGCCGGGAAAGGCACCGAGGCGGAGGGCGTCACGAACGAAGAGCTGAAGGCCCTGCTCCCCGATATAAAAATAAAAGCGAACGAGCTGGGGATGGAGTTCATCTGGTATACGCCCACGAAATACCACAAGCTCAACCCCGTGGACATGGGCCTTGGCGTGAAGGCCTGCTCGGCCGCCCGACTCACGCTGGCCGTGGAGCCCGACGGGAGCGTCCTGCCCTGCCAGTCATACTTCAAGCCCCTTGGGAATGCCCTTGCGGACGATTTCCCGAAGATGTGGGACACCGACCTGGCCAAACAACTGAGGTCACATTCGTTCGCGCCCGAGCGCTGCCATAGCTGCATTCAGTACCCCATGTGTGGCGGCGGATGCCCCCTCGACCTTCAGTGCGGGTTCTAA
- a CDS encoding oligosaccharyl transferase, archaeosortase A system-associated: MKNVAPSRVDWTLLLLAGIMLLGLAVRLLPALNTIVGGQVIFNGPDSSYHMRRIVYTVLHYPFPNLFDSYVSYPDGYVIGWPPVFDFLAATAALILGLGSPGAFTIEMASSLLPVLIGVLTIPVVYYLVRGLLNEKAGLIAALLFAIIPAGVFRSMFGVVDHHGLEVLVSMAMYLLFIRSVTSAKKSDMRVSSLSLTGPVAYAILAGIASACMVLSWDGAAIFIGVIVAYAFVQYVYDVRNGEDSGYLTVPGAIASATGLAVILVVDALGAAGFPLITASMAWFETIFLAGVLIFFIVMAFLSSLFQKRRLPWYGLPVATAVLAVAAVAVVWVVHPGFIYAARSGLIYLAGIDEVMGTVTETEMLFMSGGRLSFAVPWAYFSFIGPLSVLGLLLYLYTARVKTLKQGEVFLLVWTAAVLVLGIMQKRFLNILAVSVSTFGAYAIYRSLQLAGLEEYLHPSKSKKPSAARSGSISTALTLVSCIVALLLLPSLISTIAMALTPEYYAQDWNSACQWVSDNTPKTSFLYSADNGTHPEYGIMSWWDYGNYILYRAERPAVANNFQTGVNESARFFTAHDESAADAIVDNRSARYVMLDYRMGSPYAGVQYGIFEDMALLAGENASGYHDRALYANRSANEKYYDSMYSRLFNADGCGAGYGSITIEPLEHYRLIYETHGDDPVKVFEYVKGAVVTGKAAPGSEVGIRLNLSTPYDVRNYVNSTLAGPDGRYAFVVPYATSSGGFVATGSAYIVTSGVTSASVIVPESAVLSGETVPA, encoded by the coding sequence GTGAAGAACGTAGCCCCGTCCCGGGTCGACTGGACATTGCTCCTGCTGGCAGGCATCATGCTGCTCGGCCTGGCGGTAAGGCTGCTGCCGGCGCTGAACACGATCGTGGGGGGCCAGGTCATATTCAACGGCCCTGATTCGTCGTACCATATGCGGCGGATCGTCTATACGGTCTTACACTACCCGTTCCCGAACCTGTTCGACTCGTACGTCAGCTACCCGGACGGCTACGTGATCGGCTGGCCGCCGGTCTTCGACTTCCTCGCGGCGACGGCCGCGCTAATCCTGGGCCTCGGCAGCCCGGGCGCCTTTACCATCGAGATGGCCTCATCCCTTCTTCCCGTGCTCATCGGCGTGCTGACCATTCCCGTCGTCTATTATCTCGTCCGGGGCCTCCTGAATGAGAAGGCGGGGCTCATCGCTGCGCTGCTCTTCGCTATCATTCCCGCGGGCGTCTTCCGGTCCATGTTCGGCGTGGTCGACCATCACGGCCTGGAAGTGCTCGTTTCCATGGCCATGTACCTGCTGTTCATCCGGTCCGTCACAAGCGCAAAAAAGTCAGATATGAGGGTATCCAGCCTTAGCCTTACGGGGCCGGTGGCATATGCCATCCTCGCGGGCATCGCTTCGGCGTGCATGGTCCTTTCCTGGGACGGGGCCGCGATATTTATCGGCGTCATCGTGGCCTATGCTTTCGTACAGTATGTCTATGACGTGCGGAACGGGGAAGACTCGGGATACCTGACCGTCCCAGGAGCCATCGCCTCGGCGACGGGGCTCGCCGTTATCCTGGTGGTGGACGCCCTGGGGGCCGCGGGCTTTCCTCTTATAACCGCCAGCATGGCGTGGTTCGAGACGATATTCCTCGCGGGCGTCCTGATTTTCTTTATAGTGATGGCTTTCCTCTCCTCTTTATTCCAAAAGCGTAGGCTGCCATGGTACGGGCTGCCGGTGGCCACGGCCGTTCTGGCGGTCGCCGCCGTGGCCGTGGTCTGGGTTGTCCACCCAGGGTTCATCTATGCGGCCAGGTCGGGCTTAATTTATTTAGCCGGCATTGACGAAGTCATGGGCACCGTGACCGAGACCGAGATGCTCTTCATGTCGGGCGGCCGGCTATCATTCGCCGTCCCGTGGGCCTATTTCTCATTCATCGGCCCGCTCTCCGTGCTGGGCTTGCTCCTGTACCTGTACACCGCCAGGGTAAAAACGCTGAAGCAGGGCGAAGTGTTCCTGCTCGTCTGGACCGCCGCCGTGCTCGTCCTTGGCATCATGCAGAAGCGCTTCCTCAACATCCTAGCGGTCAGCGTGTCCACCTTCGGCGCGTACGCCATCTACCGGTCGCTTCAGCTCGCCGGCCTGGAGGAGTACCTTCACCCCTCAAAAAGTAAAAAGCCTTCCGCCGCGCGATCGGGCAGCATATCGACCGCCCTCACCCTCGTATCATGTATTGTGGCGCTCCTGCTCCTGCCCTCGCTGATCTCCACCATAGCCATGGCCTTAACGCCCGAGTACTACGCCCAGGACTGGAACAGCGCCTGCCAGTGGGTGAGCGATAATACGCCGAAGACATCCTTCCTTTACTCGGCGGATAACGGGACGCATCCGGAGTACGGGATCATGAGCTGGTGGGACTACGGCAACTACATACTGTACAGAGCAGAGCGACCGGCCGTGGCCAACAACTTCCAGACGGGCGTGAACGAGTCGGCCCGGTTCTTCACGGCCCATGATGAGTCCGCGGCCGACGCCATCGTGGACAACCGGAGCGCGAGATACGTCATGCTCGACTACCGCATGGGCTCGCCCTACGCCGGCGTGCAGTACGGCATCTTCGAGGACATGGCCCTCCTGGCCGGCGAGAACGCGTCCGGCTATCACGATAGGGCATTATACGCGAACCGGTCGGCGAATGAAAAATACTACGATTCCATGTACTCCAGGCTGTTTAACGCGGACGGCTGCGGTGCCGGATACGGCAGTATCACCATCGAGCCCCTCGAGCACTATCGCCTTATCTACGAGACACACGGCGATGACCCGGTCAAAGTCTTCGAGTACGTAAAGGGCGCGGTCGTAACTGGTAAGGCCGCACCGGGCTCAGAAGTGGGCATTCGCCTGAACCTCAGCACGCCATACGATGTGCGGAACTACGTGAACAGCACGCTGGCCGGGCCGGACGGCCGGTATGCGTTCGTCGTGCCCTACGCCACGTCTTCCGGGGGCTTTGTAGCCACCGGCTCCGCATACATCGTCACGAGTGGCGTCACTTCAGCCAGCGTCATCGTGCCCGAGAGCGCCGTCCTCTCGGGCGAGACCGTGCCTGCCTGA